In the Mytilus trossulus isolate FHL-02 chromosome 1, PNRI_Mtr1.1.1.hap1, whole genome shotgun sequence genome, one interval contains:
- the LOC134688399 gene encoding uncharacterized protein LOC134688399 isoform X2: MGVISLLTNLILQLCLADLAECARYYRSYSRYYSSYYYYYYYYNSYYYYDSYYGYSSSGSTATIVGAVIGSLVGIACIVIVIIVCYRIRLAKAKKTVVLKRTPPKPTVTHTTTTFANRPQIAPQQYPTPPQNQPIPQQPNPFQYRPNLPPPTYATQDPAYPPPAYNYGYQ, from the exons ATGGGAGTTATATCATTGTTAACCAATCTGATTCTTCAATTATGTCTTGCAG aCCTAGCTGAGTGTGCTCGCTACTACCGGTCCTACTCGAGATATTATTCCAGTTATTACTATTACTACTATTATTACAATAGCTACTACTACTACGATAGTTACTATGGATACAGCAGCTCTGGCTC aaCCGCTACCATTGTCGGAGCTGTAATTGGATCACTAGTTGGCATAGCATGTATTGTTATTGTTATAATTGTATGCTATAGAATTCGACTGGCCAAGGCCAAGAAAACTGTTGTCTTAAAAAGAACACCACCAAAGCCCACTGTTACGCATACTACTACAA CTTTCGCTAACAGACCTCAGATAGCACCACAACAGTACCCGACACCACCACAAAATCAACCAATACCTCAACAACCAAATCCCTTCCAGTATAGACCAAATCTCCCTCCGCCAACATACGCAACACAAGACCCGGCATATCCTCCACCAGCTTATAACTATGGATATCAATGA
- the LOC134688412 gene encoding transforming growth factor-beta-induced protein ig-h3-like, which produces MKFLVCFSLCLCTVYGSNIIQKATSLGANTLVDLIHKAGLTNTLANGGPFTVFAPSDQAFAAVPQEILQKLQSDKALLQKVLKYHVVSGMHYADEANNELIIPSLVPGLNIRVNIYQGGQVATVEGSKVVLTNQNASNGVIHVIDSVMYPLPDNTLLQYVASQPNLSQLVYSVIRADLQAELAGGPFTLFAPVDSAFDKLPAGFLSDNFLTLDGSRRLLRFHYVKGTFYSSGLKDGMMVPTVEGQNLRIRYTNGHVMVDNARVINPDINVANGVIHIIDTFLQPSNQTTASPHVIG; this is translated from the exons ATGAAGTTTTTGGTGTGTTTTTCGCTTTGTCTTTGCACTGTCTATGGTTCTAATATAATACAGAAAGCAACCAGTCTTGGAGCCAACACACTAGTTGATTTAATCCATAAGGCTGGACTAACAAACACACTTGCAAATGGAG GTCCTTTTACAGTATTTGCTCCTTCCGACCAAGCATTCGCTGCTGTCCCACAAGAAATTCTACAGAAACTTCAGTCTGATAAAGCACTTTTacaaaaagtcttaaaataCCATGTAGTATCAGGAATGCATTACGCCGATGAGGCAAACAATGAGTTGATTATTCCATCACTGGTTCCCGGTCTTAACATTCGAGTTAACATTTACCAAGGAGGACAG GTTGCCACAGTAGAAGGAAGTAAAGTCGTACTCACAAACCAGAACGCTAGTAACGGTGTCATTCATGTTATTGACAGTGTCATGTACCCACTACCAGACAACACACTCCTCCAGTATGTGGCATCACAGCCAAACCTTTCACAATTAGTTTATTCTGTTATCAGAGCGGACTTACAAGCAGAGCTCGCAG GAGGACCATTCACTTTGTTTGCACCAGTGGACAGCGCTTTCGACAAATTACCAGCAGGATTTCTAAGTGACAATTTTTTGACACTTGATGGTTCAAGGC GATTATTGCGCTTCCATTATGTCAAAGGAACATTTTACAGTTCAGGATTAAAAGACGGCATGATGGTTCCAACTGTAGAAGGCCAAAATCTTAGAATACGTTATACTAACG gTCATGTTATGGTGGATAATGCTAGAGTAATAAACCCCGACATCAATGTTGCAAACGGCGTCATTCATATTATCGATACCTTTCTACAGCCATCCAATCAAACAACAGCTAGCCCTCATGTAATTGGTTAG
- the LOC134688388 gene encoding uncharacterized protein LOC134688388: protein MVSGTSDSHAKKSSRRKLLDISSAETEKDKSSAKNTKKQQKTVESKSPSKNSSIKNKKISLQHERNIEKRSNRSKSPTSSSGSDTSLGSSKHGLEHDISDSDQSVEREIHSIAQQHTKSSMDEMSDFSIASPKKKRKIRVVEAKTTADSSDENSGDEESMMSQSLLSTSTSGSQLKGSSGIQKKKRKSHTMGDIESEQEDVSDQREQRLNLRYNLPEGYEPFKLSEASKDVCKEDLRHKDLWLIKAPVNFDIQNLNGMDIDLNGCTEFSSKDDELYEVDVTEDTTNEMSTFAPIFPSREKSSFVLGPKFKGQIHVMQSLEIPDLPPIKIPEPIVHKIPEGLIPRFEPFGSGEPLKLGKRKHDHDGNRSNSSSKSHKKKHRHDEDYSDGDMLGKSVEKKLKKELKKKIKKERD from the exons ATGGTTTCTGGAACAAGTGACAGTCATGCTAAAAAATCATCAAGGCGGAAGTTATTGGACATATCATCTGCAGAAACAGAAAAAGATAAATCTTCagcaaaaaatacaaagaaacaGCAAAAAACTGTTGAATCTAAAAGTCCTTCAAAAAACagttcaattaaaaataagaagatttcATTACAACATGagagaaatattgaaaaaaggtcaaatcgTTCAAAATCACCTACAAGTTCTAGTGGTTCTGATACATCTTTAGGCTCTTCCAAACATGGGTTAGAACATGACATTTCTGATTCTGATCAAAGTGTAGAGAGAGAAATTCACAGTATAGCTCAACAGCATACTAAATCCAGTATGGATGAAATGTCAGATTTTAGTATAGCTTcaccaaagaaaaaaagaaagattcgAGTAGTTGAGGCAAAGACAACAGCAGATAGTTCAGATGAAAATTCTGGTGATGAAGAATCAATGATGTCTCAATCACTACTTAGTACTTCTACATCTGGTAGTCAGTTAAAAGGATCTTCAGGGattcagaagaaaaaaagaaaatctcaCACAATGGGGGACATAGAAAGTGAGCAGGAAGATGTATCAGACCAACGGGAGCAACGTTTAAACTTGAG ATACAACCTACCAGAAGGATATGAACCATTTAAACTTTCGGAAGCCAGTAAAGATGTGTGCAAAGAAGATCTCAGACACAAGGACCTATGGCTTATTAAGGCACCTGTAAAT tttgatattcaaaatctGAATGGTATGGACATAGATTTAAATGGATGTACAGAGTTCAGTTCTAAAGAT gatgAATTATATGAAGTGGATGTAACAGAAGATACTACAAATGAG ATGTCAACATTTGCTCCAATTTTTCCAAGTAGAGAAAAGTCCTCTTTTGTACTAG gaCCAAAGTTCAAAGGCCAGATACATGTGATGCAGTCTTTAGAGATTCCAGACCTCCCTCCAATAAAGATTCCAGAACCAATAGTCCATAAAATACCTGAAGGTCTTATACCTAGATTTGAACCGTTTGGATCAG GAGAGCCATTAAAGCTAGGCAAAAGAAAACATGACCATGACGGAAATAGATCTA aTTCATCATCAAAGTCACATAAAAAGAAACATCGCCATGATGAGGACTACTCAG ATGGTGATATGTTAGGGAAGTCAGTGGAAAAGAAGTTAAAGAAggaattgaaaaagaaaattaaaaaagaacgtgattaa
- the LOC134688399 gene encoding uncharacterized protein LOC134688399 isoform X1, with protein MGVISLLTNLILQLCLAVDLAECARYYRSYSRYYSSYYYYYYYYNSYYYYDSYYGYSSSGSTATIVGAVIGSLVGIACIVIVIIVCYRIRLAKAKKTVVLKRTPPKPTVTHTTTTFANRPQIAPQQYPTPPQNQPIPQQPNPFQYRPNLPPPTYATQDPAYPPPAYNYGYQ; from the exons ATGGGAGTTATATCATTGTTAACCAATCTGATTCTTCAATTATGTCTTGCAG tagaCCTAGCTGAGTGTGCTCGCTACTACCGGTCCTACTCGAGATATTATTCCAGTTATTACTATTACTACTATTATTACAATAGCTACTACTACTACGATAGTTACTATGGATACAGCAGCTCTGGCTC aaCCGCTACCATTGTCGGAGCTGTAATTGGATCACTAGTTGGCATAGCATGTATTGTTATTGTTATAATTGTATGCTATAGAATTCGACTGGCCAAGGCCAAGAAAACTGTTGTCTTAAAAAGAACACCACCAAAGCCCACTGTTACGCATACTACTACAA CTTTCGCTAACAGACCTCAGATAGCACCACAACAGTACCCGACACCACCACAAAATCAACCAATACCTCAACAACCAAATCCCTTCCAGTATAGACCAAATCTCCCTCCGCCAACATACGCAACACAAGACCCGGCATATCCTCCACCAGCTTATAACTATGGATATCAATGA